The following is a genomic window from Calliphora vicina chromosome 5, idCalVici1.1, whole genome shotgun sequence.
aatttgggattttttgatcgatatacaacaatttaaaatgaaatgttttcaattgaaaatgaaatagagaaaaatataaatttaattaaaaacttatttttatgttgaaccCAATAAGCCCTAAAAATTCATgcatttgaacattttgttggaattttagttgaattcaaatataattaatttttcaacttgaaaaatatttgaaaaaattaaatatttttaaaataaaaaacatgtgaCATTTTAATGAAGAATTTTATTGatataaattgtattacaactataattcaattgctttACACTGCGttcaaggcttgaattgcacttgctttcaacttgaattcaagCAATAACGCTTATTGGGAATGGTCTTTTGAATAGTGAAATTGGTACCAAATTCAAGAAGTCCCAGACACTCGTTTGTACCctcaaaaaatattgtaaatagtCCATTACATCTTCATCACTCAAATTTAGTTTGTGGGCAAATTTGAGGTTATGatgtaaattttcttaaaacacacacttttttacaaattcagTTTTATTAATAGAAATATGGGTAGGAATTAATAATTTCGGTAAAATTTCTACCTCTAGCACTTTCCCTTATGTTTTCAATGCAGCGCCGAATTTCATCTTTGAGAGCATTAGTTGTTTGTGGTTTGTACATGTAAACCCGGCCTTTCAAATAGTCTAGCGGCGTTAAAACACAAGAACCAGGCAGCCAATTGACTGACATTAAGCGACCCGGAAATTTGTCATACAACAACTGAATTTTTTGGCCGACTGTGCCAAACCAAATTACACTGATGTCAACATTAGCCAATTGTGGCCACAAAATATCGGAGCATgattaagagaaaaatctgcTCGAATTGTACAAAGTAATACAGTAAATTCAAGAGTGTTACATTCCATGGTTTTTCTGGTAAAACCCTTGAGGGTAGGTCACACCAAGATACTGTATGATGCAGGTCTTATTGGTCAGGACAGTATTCCATCTGGAATCTCTGATTATAAGATCGCGACCATCAACTTCGGGGCATCACCCCCAGTAGAATTCCCCACTAGAGATGAGTGGGTTGGATCCGATATTATTGGTCGACAATAATATCAAGCGCTCTTATAGACTCTCAAACGAGTGTagcgtcttccaggcagagattttcgcgatctggaaagccacagaGTTGATAAAGGCACACGTAAATAGAGAGTCTGCAGTGACCATATATGTGGACAGTCAGGCTGCACTAAAGGCTTtggaatgtcatttaatacactcCAATTTAGTGGAGGACTGTAGGAGAGCTCTAGAGGAGCACTACACAGTAAGACTGTATTGGGTACCAGGGCACTGTGACATACAGGGAAATgaggtagcagatgaactggcTAGACATGGTTCTGATCTAGGTCATGATACTAGGGAACGGGGGGTTAAACCACCTATATGTCACTACTACAGGTTAATTTATGAAAGATTCCGCAACTATACAAACCAATCCTGGAGCAGTAGATCGGATTGCAAAGTGTCCAGGGCCTTATGGCCAAAACTGAACACAAACAGGTTGATAGAGTTGGACAGGTATAATCTTAggattctagtaggagtgataaccggtcatTGCTCAATAGGAGCCTTTAAGGGTAAATGGGATAATGGCACACAGGACTTCTGTAGAGTGTGTGGGGATGCAGAGGAGCTAGCGACAGTAGAGCACATATTGTGCAACTGTCCAAGGTTACAGGGTCACAGACTTAGATGGCTAGGAAATAGATTTCTGGACGAACTTGGTAGTGTTGCTGGCTGCGAACTGACCAACATACTAGGTTTCATTAAGGGAATAGGGTGGCTATTTAAGGGACGTTCTACGGCGACTCCTAATCCGGGATAAGATTTCACATTTTCCATGTGAGATGGCTTTCACAATCTcttgcactttcaatctccgatcgttCAACACCATATTGTGATTTTTTCAATTCTGTGTCCAGAACATCTTCCGTgcttagtctgcttttacacagggcaatttttcttgcgcaagtctagagtttataggagagagaggcaagaagaaagaagaggggtacacacttgcttgtactggcaagtctcttcaaatttcttttgttttctcattttcaatatggcgtctattaggttttgccatacaaaattgctcacagacttgctgtgtgtaaacagacgagcaagtttaaaagggaatcgacgagacttgcttcaagtaaacttgccctgtgtaaaagcagacttataCGGCCACAACAAAATTCTGaaatcactttttttccatTGAAATTTATGGTGCAGTGTTCTCATAGTATtcatcaagcttagcctttatgtgagtgattttgttattccgcaaaaaataatgcttagtGCGTAGATGAAATTCACTTTcatccaatttctcctcaaatCACGAGGTAGACTGCAattaatggctgtcaaacacaaactaaatgacgcagcttgttcaaattttgacagcaGTCAACTGATATAtacctgttgacaggagcagtgttgcacTTTCAGTTAAAAGCTGGGAAATTCGAAAAGTCGCGGACTATTGACCCACCATcgtattttaatgaattaatcttaaatttaattaattaattaaaagctCTGACTACAAAGGAAATACCTACCTAGTAGACTTCTTCAGCGTAGAGTTATTAATTGATGAATTAAGTAAATATTCAGATGGGCAATAATAAGAGGTTATTGAGAAATCTATAAAACATACTATACCTCCAGTTATTATATGAAGTCATTATTGAggcaatttgaaaaattgttatcaTAAGACTCTCCCTGAATATGcacatatgtttgtatgtcaCTACTCTCTAATTTATTgtaatattataattattattatttttgttttaattgattAAGGTCAATCAATTTATCAGGTTGACCTGAGTAGTTTATTTACACTTAAAAAAAtgccaatgaaaataaaaaatatgtttggttTGTATCTAGCAACCAAACAGAAATATTGTTAATTCTTAAATAAGCTAATGATTTAATGTTTCTAAAAACCGTGCACAGTGGaacaattgcaaaataaatcgtAATAAACACAGGCATTTTTGATTGTATTCAAAAGTCCCCACATTTATTGCTCAACATCTCTTAatgataaattaattattcactttttctgtCGACATATCAGTGGAATATTAGCTATAAGTAAAAATAACGAATCGTATGATGAACatcttatttttaattacatacatatttgtttaaatcacAACATGCTTATCAGTACGGCCggtattaattaaacaaatacttaGTACTTCATATTAATAGTAAAGTTTTCTtaaaatacttaattactatGATAATATGAGTTCAATAAACTATAAGTCATAAGGTAGCAACTATAATCAATTCActtgttaatttattatttaaagattttaaggaaaaaataagatttattttcattattactgGCACAATTGAGACATCAATATACCGGGAAGAGTGCttaaagaaaatactaaaaaaaaccaCATAAGTTCAACAATATTTTGGACCAATTTAGCATAGCCACTTTAGGCTAGATCATCTTTAAAACtgttcaatttttttaacattgaatatTGTTACTAAATTGCATTTATCAATTTGGTTTTAACGTCTGGTTTCAACATTCATCAGGTTTATCAACATTACCATCAGTGGAGActtctacttataaacaatgttgctagcactgtgttatcaacattgttgcgGAGTATGACGAAACATTCTTGAGTGTCTCTGCTAGATCATGCTAGAAATACTGTTTAAACTGgtgtttaaatttgaataagtAAAGAGTTGTTATATTTTGTTCACTGTACTTTGGATCAAAATTTATCCGGTATTATGAGATAAAACCGTAACAATCGAAAGACCTCAAGCCGTCATACGTCTCAGTGTGTTCAAATGTTGGTCTAAAATTATAGATTTAAAGTAAATTGGGAAAACATTAGAACCGTTGGCCAAGACAAACTAGATTTATtaccacgacagccggttctacgcaccggaatgacccgagttcactcggccaagggctgtcaactctgCAATCGCCGCTcctacaactacaacaacaacaaactagaTTTTAGCAATAATTGTGTTGTCAGCAATCGTATGTGCTGTCAGATATCGTATGTAAGACATACCACAAAAAGAAGTCAGAAAACATTGGACCATGCAATAGTTTGCacattttctaataaataaaaataacgttCATCATACATACTAGATtagttattgtttttcaaaaataacaatttccaGTTTTTATTTCAAGTGAGCAACTTTCCaacgaaattattataaaatttttaaatttctcttaTTTAATTCTCTTTTTTAATATCTACACATTTCAaggaaacaaacatttaaaatgaattCCTTTAGGGCTTTAAAGCATAGCAAACTTACTGATAAAATGATTGTCCATGAAAAATTATCgctgtattttttaaaacatctaATTTGCATGTGTTACTTAAGCCTCAGGGAACTTTTTTTTTCGGTATTTAAACCATTATTTCCTTGTTATTTGACATGTAtttaaatacatgtgtattttaAGTACATCCATACGTACTGTAAATTTAGGTTATTTCCTTGAAAATGTCCACATTTTCCAACCACAAATAAAACCTAAACATCATTTCCCTAAAGACAAATTGTTTAGAAATTGTTTGCTATGAACTATTTTATGTGTGAGCATGATTAAACATGTTTTACGCTAAATATGCATATGTAAATAGCTTTAATGCCAACAATAACTATTTATTGGCcagttttagttttataaattcatttatttacagTAACTGTTATTAAATAATATCTTGGGTAATTTATTCAACAAGTCTTTAaagaaatgtttattataatttattattatatgcaCTTTAATTAAAGTCattaaaaacacataaaaattcATCACCATTTTATGTTCGACTTCAttccgaaaataaattttttttaatttttccattccATAAAGTATGGGCAAATTTGAGGTTATGAAGTAAATTCGCTGTCAAATATAGAAATATGTATCAAGAATTGACGTTtataaattgagtttttttataaactgaAGAAGAAGTTAACATGTTCCTTTACTTGTTAGCAGCAAGTGGAGATTCCACTGACGATGTAATCAAAAGCCCAGACAATCCTTTGGACAACTTAACACAATATGGAGATAATGTTAAATATCGATTTGAACAAATCTTAATCCGTTCAATTCCTGAGTCTTGTAGCCATAGATAAATCATGAACGCTACTAAATATATCAGAATGAAATGCATTTATCCAGTCCTATGCTTCTTATAGAAAAAACGGGGAATTTGTTAAGTAATAATGCTCATTTTCAATTGTGCGGATATGTAAACAAACTACTGTTGATATGTGATATATGCGGATATGTAAATAAACTACTGATCTCGTATCGTCTTCCGAATGAGTGTAGTGTTTTCCAGGCGGAAATTTTTGCAATCATGGCAGCTTGTAATACACTACATGATCATAATACCCGCGACAATATCGATATATTTGACGACAGTCAGGCGGTACTTCTCTGCCTACACAATTTCATCTTCACTAGTTAGACAATGCAGGAATTCTCTGTCAAGGCTAGGTCGTCTATCTGACATTACTTTGGTTTTACACAGGGACCACTACGGTAATGAACAGGCAGACGAACTGGCCAGAATGTGATCTGCCTTAGATATCTCCAATGCGGTCTCAGTAGCAATTCCACTGGGGACTATCAAAGGCATCATCTTCAGACATTTTCTTACAAAGGCTGAGTATAGATGGCGTAATTTAGACACGAGAAACGTACTATGCAATTGATAACCCGGAATAGAAAGTATATATCAAGGTTGCTGGCAGTATTAACGGGACACTGGACGCTAGGCAAGCACGCTAATCGCCTGGAACTCCCTTTTAACGACCATTGTCGTAGTTGTAAGGATAGGAAAAAAGAGGAAACAGTTTTCCACCTCTCTGCGAATGCCCAGCCCTGAGTGTCAAGAGACATAAATTCATGGGCAACTATACATTGAACAACCTTGGTGAGATAGCCGGGTCAAAACTCAATGACCTACTGAGATATCTCACTGCTACAGGTTGGGTCTAGCAAGCACGACTTTTTGTACACATTTTAGTTACATTACGATGTAAACGACAttacatctgacgagtggtgtggtcttATCAAAACGGGatcccttcgactctacttgatttttagcacgtagtgaactaccacgtaaaccaaccaacTGTTGACGTCAGTGATATTTGGTTGTAACAAGAATTTCCCAGCTAGCCTCGTTCTTGTGTTTTAATGCCACTGAACTGTTTTCTATGGGGCCATTTAAAAGACAAACCACAAACAACTGATGTACGGAATGATGAAATTCGGCGCTACATACTCAATGAAAGAGATAGGAAAGGGAATCTGATTTGGCAATTATCCAGTTAGAATTAGATGACCAAATTAATGATAGATGTGATTGAAGCATGCGATTATTTCGCCGATAAAAAACATGTTTTCCTTTAATCCAATCGATCGTAGATAAATCTAAGATCATTGAAGAACGATCGACGCATTCTATATCGTCGTCGGCTACACTCCAATGCAGGAACAGTCATTGTGAAAGCCTTGTAGATCATTTTAGGTATATTTGCAAGCAACCAGAACCTACATTGTCCAGTTATAGTCGCTATGTATACTTTGTAATTGCAAAACAAGTAGGTATGTTAGGATAGGTCAATTTATTAGGATGAGAAAAAACGTGACAAAAGAAAGTATTGGtctaaaactaaaatctttaattttagaCCCATTTTGGCAACTTCTAAACAAAGAGACATTTTCTTAATATGACAAAGAAATTTGTTGTCATGAACCCTAAATTGCAATTCGTTAACCTGACTAGCACCAACCACTAGacaattacaataacaaataacaTTGTTAACTACCTCAAAAAATACCCTTAGCCTTCGATCCATTGATGTATGTTAGTAAGAAcagtctttaaaaatattcgagATATTTTAAAACACCTCTATGGCTGGAATTGTACACGAATATAAGGCAATCGAGGGCAAATACTTAGATTTCCGTCAATTTCCACTAAATAAATGGAATTTCGCGATATATATTGTAAAAACTTGTGTTAACTGTCTTATTACTCTTGTGGTGATATCTTAGAAAAgttataacaataacaacattaaataaatacatgattAAATTGTTGATAAAACTGAAGATACCCAAGCAACACAATCGTTGCTCACTTACTTTTTTCAAAGACTTTAGAGTTGGCTTATCTTTATGTTTCTTGCCAAAAGgtgattttaaatttggaacgatatacatacatatatacgagTATGTATGATTTATTGGTTTAGTTCTAATATTCAAAgtcaaccaatttatttatatgacaGAGAGTAGAGTAAGAAATTCTTGTTGCTTGAGTtactatttcttttaaattcctatttttgtaaattgttttgtattatttttttttatcagaaaaataaattatttgtcattatgaTATCATTACATGACAATGATGGATTTTCGATTGAAGTGTGTGTTTTGTGTGTTAGTAGTACAATAATTTGATTCCGCTGACCTTCAGTATTTATCGGTGtctagatatttttttaatcggCACGagcaaaaattgtttgtttagcaacatgtttcggtaatcagaaataaataatatttgattAAGTAAATAACATAACTTGAATTGTACTTTAGTAAAACTTTAAAGTAAAATGCTAAggttattcatttcaaaaaaatggaaaattacactctgatttttttacacttttactcaacaaacacaagaaataaataaaaaagtttttttttgtggaattttgttcatgtttttgttgtgtaaaaatgtaaaaaatcagagtgtaatttttacatttttttgaaatgaataccctcactataactaaataaaaatataggcCCATAAtcagtcaaaaataaagtacattttaagagaattaaactcgactttacttaagagtggactttaggtctatcatagacaagttaaagtatacttctgacgctgaagtcgactctaaatataaaactagctggagttgtttttaactcgtttaagaacagcatcagctgttcttcgccgagtaaaaaagttcgtcacaaagtaaaaaatgtttaagttacaaaatattggtagagattttgcaattattgaacagttatcaataaaattagtaccaaaatatcgtaattatgatattaatcttatcttttccacttttccacaacaaacaactttctttctttagatgtcccggttacttttattgtttacgttttttggatttttttaattttgtatgtcagctgttcagtgttgccacttgttggttttttgttgtatattgtatgaaaacattttctacatttgcggtggcacccagttaaagtcggttcaatttaaaacatactttaattttgactatggtagcaaattaataaaaagcaggtttttattttaaagttgtttttaaaaagaaccgactttagtgtttgactatgattatgggccatagtTAATTGAAATCaagccaaaatataaaaatgaaccataagtttttaaaatttatttatataactcAATTTTTGTGCAGCATCTCTAAACTGCCTATTAAGCTAAAACTGATCATGAATCATAGTGAGAAATATTGGTCGGCATTCTACTATCCCATTCTCCGCACCATGGATCTACATAGTGTACAAGAACCGACTGGCTTACATGTCAATACAATTCTTATTTGAGATGATGTCCATGTAAACGTAATGTTCATGACATCATCGACAAATTCACCCTCCACACCGCAATCACCAATCCATCATCTAATCCAGCAACAACCGTTGCCGCTCACACCATCGATTGGTGTTAGATAACCTAAAGTTCAGTTGTGTTGGATTCTAAGGAATCCAAGAAGATTAAACCATACTTAGGTGTGTCTTTCTTGGTCTTTAGCGCACGGAACAAAGCCTTTTCAGCACCGAGAATTTGTACAGTAGATGAGGGATGTTTGGCGAGATTTATCAAGAAGCCAGCATGTGCTATTAGCCGCGCTCCAACTGTTTCTCCAACCAAAACTGTTAGGTTTGGTGCCATGGCCATCATACGAGTCTTGAGGTAGTCATACAAATGTGTTCGGTAATCATTAATGGATAAAATTTCATCACACAAACATTGAATATTCATATCTTCTTCAGAGATTTCAGTACCCATGGAAATTTCAGCAGCTTCCTTTAATTTCTCCTCAACTTCTTCGGGTAAAATGTCTGACAAATCAGTCGTCGCCATATTGACTCTAGTATCGCCCAGTTTAATTGTCTTAGCGAAGGCAATTTTATCAGTTATAATCTTACCCAATTCGGGGAAATGTCATCCGTACCATGCACGTGCTCTCATCATGTAGTTGTTTAGTTCCTTATCCAAATCATTCAAAAAGCATTGCGCCTGTACAATCATAGTATCGATTTTATCTGCCGAAAACTTCAACCTTATTAGGACCTTATTGGGTAGATGATACAAGTCTGCTCATCTATCTCTATATGTTTCTAGAATTTAGGATGTTGTCTATAGTACGGTGTCTCTCCAAGCCAATGATTAAGGATGTGAGGTTCACGCACGTTTTCGTCATCTACATCACAGTGTTCACTCGATCTTGACGCTATATCCTAATATGGAATAGGGTGTTCGAGCTTTTTAGACTCCTCCAATAGCCAAATGTCCAGCAGAATACTGTCCAGAAATCAGGACCTTATTGGGTAGATGATACAAGTCCGCTCATCTCTCTATATGTTTCTAGAGTTTAGCTTGTTCTCTGCAGTACGGTGTCTCtcgaatgtgcatgctttgagAACCCCGACTGGGTCCGACTGATGTGTTAATACCTTGGAACGGGGGGAGTCGAGAACCTAACAACGACTCTTAACATGTCAGAGAAGAGTCTCACGATCATACAGATCGATATCTCGATCCGTGATGTTGGTACTCGTGAACTTTCTATTCCAGTTAACCAGCAGCTCGTTGTTGTAACAGCAGTGGTTTCTGAGATGACAGTAAATTCCGGTGCGAAGAACATGCTATGATTCTTTAAAATGCTCAGCTTTAACATCCTTTATATCTATAGTCTTTTAGAGCCTAAAGAGGCAGATATATTCAAGAACGATTGTTGTGGAACTTTAACTATCGAAGACTCTTGACACTGTCAACCACGCCACACACTTCCAGAATATCACTGCCCAACAATACAAAGAGATGAATTTTATCTGAGTGACCTTCACTCATTCGTACATTGGTAAATTGGCGACTGCAGCTTCCTGTTGCAAAAACCATGATCTCGGTGCCATCCAAACTCCGACATAACACAGTTGAAATCTACTTCGA
Proteins encoded in this region:
- the LOC135959705 gene encoding LOW QUALITY PROTEIN: nucleolar protein 58-like (The sequence of the model RefSeq protein was modified relative to this genomic sequence to represent the inferred CDS: substituted 1 base at 1 genomic stop codon) → MITWNTLVPRYPLESKLKFSADKIDTMIVQAQCFLNDLDKELNNYMMRARAWYGXHFPELGKIITDKIAFAKTIKLGDTRVNMATTDLSDILPEEVEEKLKEAAEISMGTEISEEDMNIQCLCDEILSINDYRTHLYDYLKTRMMAMAPNLTVLVGETVGARLIAHAGFLINLAKHPSSTVQILGAEKALFRALKTKKDTPKYGLIFLDSLESNTTEL